One part of the Anaerolineales bacterium genome encodes these proteins:
- a CDS encoding sulfite exporter TauE/SafE family protein yields MIPAPSVGLAFLAGLASFLSPCVFALVPVYVGYLSGRVAGVQGQPDTWRSFLHGLAFVIGFSFIFILLGLFSAALGQFMFSFTRLLSQVGGVIVILFGLHLSGILRIRWLDYELRAQSSLRSQRGYLSSAMMGVFFSAGWVPCVGPVLGSILTLAFNSAELSQGAVLLSAYSAGLAIPFLIAATQVSWITNVVRRYARLSHYVERITGLVLVALGLLLLSGRFQTLASLGFFFTTFEEGRIGLHMLLAILASLLLGLGVGAVAQRRGQPFGQWWFIGSGASLLMIVALYALGALSP; encoded by the coding sequence ATGATACCGGCGCCCAGCGTAGGGTTGGCCTTCCTGGCTGGTTTGGCTTCCTTCCTCTCCCCGTGCGTATTTGCTCTGGTGCCGGTGTACGTGGGCTACCTGAGTGGCCGCGTGGCAGGGGTACAAGGACAGCCCGACACATGGCGCAGCTTTTTGCACGGGCTGGCTTTCGTGATCGGCTTCAGCTTCATTTTCATTTTGCTTGGCTTGTTTTCGGCGGCCTTAGGCCAGTTCATGTTCTCTTTCACGCGCCTGCTGTCACAGGTGGGCGGCGTCATTGTTATTCTCTTCGGTTTACATCTCAGTGGAATACTGCGCATACGCTGGCTGGATTACGAGTTGCGCGCCCAATCCAGCTTGCGATCGCAGCGCGGTTATCTTTCATCCGCTATGATGGGCGTATTCTTCTCGGCGGGGTGGGTGCCGTGCGTGGGCCCGGTGTTAGGCTCCATCCTCACCTTGGCCTTCAACAGCGCCGAGCTAAGCCAGGGTGCGGTGCTGCTCAGCGCCTATTCCGCCGGGTTGGCCATTCCCTTTTTGATTGCAGCCACCCAGGTCAGCTGGATCACGAATGTGGTGCGCCGCTACGCGCGCCTGAGTCATTATGTGGAGCGCATCACCGGCCTGGTGCTGGTGGCGCTGGGCTTGCTGCTGCTCAGCGGCCGTTTTCAAACCCTGGCCAGCCTGGGCTTCTTCTTCACCACATTCGAGGAGGGCCGCATTGGCCTGCACATGCTGCTGGCCATTCTGGCCAGCCTATTGTTGGGCCTCGGCGTAGGCGCCGTGGCCCAACGTCGCGGCCAGCCGTTCGGTCAGTGGTGGTTCATTGGCAGCGGCGCCAGCCTGCTGATGATCGTGGCACTGTACGCGCTGGGCGCACTCTCTCCATGA
- a CDS encoding HAD family phosphatase, with product MTIKAIIWDFGGVLVRTDPDNQRDALATRLGITRRELEARVFDGENRRQAQIGGVDGEQYLQEVSAEFGMTVGELREAFFGSDHLDHKLMAYIRALRPKYKTGLLSNAMNNLRAALTDQYPILDAFDAVVISGEVGVMKPHPAIYLLAAERLGVQSGECVFVDDFIQNVRGAQEAGMQAVLFADREQTLADLQVLLA from the coding sequence ATGACGATCAAAGCAATAATCTGGGATTTCGGCGGTGTGCTGGTGCGCACTGACCCTGACAACCAGCGCGATGCGCTGGCAACGCGTTTGGGCATCACGCGCCGGGAGCTTGAGGCGCGTGTTTTTGACGGCGAGAACCGCCGCCAAGCGCAGATAGGCGGCGTGGATGGAGAGCAGTACCTGCAGGAAGTTTCGGCTGAATTTGGCATGACAGTGGGGGAGCTGCGCGAAGCCTTCTTCGGCTCAGACCATCTTGACCATAAGCTCATGGCCTATATCCGCGCCTTGCGTCCGAAGTACAAGACCGGCCTGCTTAGCAACGCCATGAACAATTTGCGCGCCGCACTGACCGACCAGTATCCGATCCTGGATGCTTTTGATGCGGTGGTGATCTCGGGCGAGGTGGGGGTGATGAAGCCGCATCCAGCCATTTACCTGCTGGCGGCTGAGCGCTTGGGTGTTCAGTCCGGTGAGTGCGTGTTTGTGGACGATTTCATCCAGAATGTGCGCGGTGCGCAGGAAGCCGGCATGCAGGCAGTGCTCTTCGCTGACCGAGAGCAGACCCTGGCTGACCTGCAAGTCCTCTTAGCCTAA
- the folE gene encoding GTP cyclohydrolase I FolE, whose product MSSAKRVYDAAQLLDGEVKQATIEDAVSKILAAVGEDPQREGLQGTPGRVARAYTELLSGYRTDPVKLINNALFEVEYDDMVIVRDIEFFSLCEHHMLPFLGRAHVAYIPRGKVIGLSKIPRIVDMFSRRLQVQERLTRQIADFLCGAIDPLGAGVVVEALHMCSMMRGVKKHDARMTTSTMVGSFRANPSTRQEFLDNLARGAERLNF is encoded by the coding sequence ATGAGTTCAGCCAAACGAGTCTACGACGCTGCCCAGCTGCTGGATGGCGAGGTTAAACAGGCTACGATCGAGGATGCGGTCAGCAAGATCCTGGCCGCGGTGGGCGAGGACCCGCAGCGCGAAGGACTGCAAGGCACGCCGGGCCGCGTGGCGCGGGCTTACACGGAGCTACTGTCCGGTTACCGCACCGACCCCGTCAAGCTGATCAACAATGCCTTGTTCGAGGTTGAATACGATGACATGGTCATCGTGCGGGATATCGAGTTCTTCAGTCTTTGCGAGCACCATATGTTGCCTTTCCTCGGACGGGCGCATGTGGCCTACATCCCGCGTGGCAAGGTGATCGGCCTTTCCAAGATCCCGCGCATTGTGGACATGTTCTCGCGCCGCCTGCAGGTGCAAGAGCGCCTGACGCGCCAGATCGCCGATTTTCTATGCGGGGCGATCGATCCGCTGGGGGCGGGCGTGGTGGTGGAGGCGCTGCACATGTGCTCCATGATGCGCGGCGTCAAAAAGCACGATGCCCGCATGACCACTTCCACTATGGTGGGCAGCTTCCGCGCCAACCCTTCCACCCGTCAGGAGTTTCTGGATAATCTGGCGCGCGGCGCGGAACGCCTGAATTTCTAA
- a CDS encoding DUF2085 domain-containing protein, translated as MITVTLYTKDNCSLCETAKQDLQALQDKIPHNLALVNIEKDPDLKAAYGTRVPVVQVGPYVVEAPFDRRKLEMTMAAARDRVEQIEGDPKYAKRKARGAKVTGSDRLAQFLGRHYLALLNLIVFLYVGLPFLAPALMNAGYPGLARPIYSTYGAVCHQMAFRSWFLFGDQPVYPRAAAGLQEYVSYEAATGLNSDDMLDARRFIGNEQVGYKVAFCQRDVAIYGAILVFGLLYAATGRRIKPLHWMLWIALGFVPIGLDGFSQLLSQIPNWSFWEYRESTPLLRTLTGAIFGFTTAWFGIPLLEESFQDVRVQTASKKARIEGAKKKQ; from the coding sequence ATGATCACCGTCACCCTGTACACCAAAGACAACTGCTCGCTATGCGAGACTGCCAAGCAGGATTTGCAGGCGCTGCAGGACAAAATCCCACATAACCTGGCGCTCGTTAATATTGAGAAAGACCCTGACCTCAAGGCCGCCTATGGTACGCGTGTGCCCGTGGTGCAGGTTGGCCCGTATGTGGTCGAAGCCCCTTTTGACCGCCGCAAACTGGAGATGACCATGGCCGCAGCCCGAGATCGCGTTGAGCAAATTGAAGGCGACCCCAAGTATGCAAAGCGCAAAGCGCGCGGCGCCAAGGTGACCGGCTCTGACCGCTTGGCCCAGTTTCTCGGCCGCCATTATCTGGCTTTACTCAACTTGATCGTGTTCTTGTATGTGGGTCTACCGTTCCTGGCTCCCGCGTTGATGAACGCTGGCTATCCTGGCCTGGCGCGGCCGATCTACTCGACCTATGGGGCCGTGTGTCATCAAATGGCGTTCCGCTCCTGGTTCTTGTTTGGCGACCAACCGGTCTACCCGCGCGCCGCGGCGGGCTTGCAAGAGTACGTCAGCTATGAAGCTGCCACCGGGCTGAACAGCGATGACATGCTGGATGCCCGTCGCTTTATTGGCAATGAGCAGGTTGGTTACAAAGTTGCCTTCTGCCAGCGCGATGTTGCCATCTACGGTGCAATATTAGTGTTTGGCCTGCTCTATGCGGCCACCGGTCGGCGCATCAAGCCGTTGCATTGGATGCTGTGGATCGCACTGGGCTTTGTGCCCATTGGCCTGGATGGGTTCAGCCAGTTGCTCAGCCAGATACCCAACTGGAGCTTCTGGGAATACCGCGAGAGTACGCCGCTGCTGCGTACGCTGACCGGCGCCATTTTTGGCTTCACCACGGCTTGGTTCGGCATTCCGTTGCTTGAAGAGTCGTTCCAGGATGTGCGCGTGCAGACAGCTTCCAAGAAAGCCCGCATCGAAGGCGCCAAGAAAAAGCAATAA
- a CDS encoding dihydroneopterin aldolase, translating to MDKLIIKDLLVRGIIGINDWERTTPQDILINIEIKADLKKAGESDDINDSVNYRTVAKQVIAHTETAARLTVEALAEDIARICLAQPGARAAKVRVEKPGALRFAASVGAEIKREASD from the coding sequence ATGGACAAGCTCATTATTAAAGACCTGCTGGTACGCGGCATCATTGGCATTAATGACTGGGAGCGCACCACTCCACAGGACATTCTGATCAACATCGAGATCAAGGCTGATCTGAAGAAAGCCGGCGAGAGCGACGACATCAACGACAGCGTGAACTACCGCACGGTGGCCAAGCAGGTCATTGCGCACACTGAAACAGCGGCCCGCCTGACGGTCGAGGCCCTGGCCGAAGATATCGCCCGCATCTGTTTGGCGCAGCCCGGGGCGCGCGCCGCCAAAGTGCGCGTGGAGAAGCCCGGCGCATTGCGTTTTGCCGCTTCGGTTGGCGCCGAGATCAAACGGGAGGCCAGTGACTGA
- the folK gene encoding 2-amino-4-hydroxy-6-hydroxymethyldihydropteridine diphosphokinase: protein MTEFLAYIGLGSNIKPEANLKQAAQALAAAGQPGNTRLTAVSSVWKSPPLGSEGPQFLNAAAELHTQLGADELRSHLRSLEAAQGRLRSEDRNAPRTLDLDLLLYDGQEMDRDIWDAAHIAAPLSELLPAYKSTVTGETLTDAASRLLENQRAKRTRQQLTE, encoded by the coding sequence GTGACTGAGTTCCTGGCCTACATTGGCCTGGGTTCCAACATCAAGCCAGAGGCGAACCTCAAGCAGGCCGCGCAAGCGCTGGCAGCCGCAGGCCAGCCCGGCAACACGCGTCTGACCGCAGTAAGTTCTGTTTGGAAGTCGCCCCCATTGGGCAGCGAAGGGCCGCAGTTCCTCAACGCCGCGGCCGAGCTTCATACCCAGCTCGGCGCCGACGAGCTGCGCAGCCACTTGCGCAGCCTGGAGGCTGCGCAAGGCCGCCTACGCAGCGAGGATCGCAACGCCCCGCGCACGCTGGATCTGGACCTCTTGCTCTATGACGGGCAGGAGATGGACCGCGATATATGGGATGCTGCCCATATTGCTGCCCCGCTCAGCGAATTGCTGCCCGCATACAAGAGCACCGTAACTGGCGAGACCCTGACCGACGCCGCATCGCGCCTGCTGGAGAACCAACGCGCCAAACGTACTAGGCAGCAGCTCACAGAGTAA
- a CDS encoding heavy metal translocating P-type ATPase: MAVASKQYNLPILGMTCANCVSTVERNLYKVPGVSHASVNLSNERAAVEFDPGQADLQAMLARIRKAGYDVASGEARLQVQHLHDPADARRLDVALGALDGVLQSNINPVTGEVRIQYVPTITSEVELRAAAAQAGFELAAAEAGEDVEAGVRRSEIQKQRNLMWFSVLFTLPLFILSMGRDFGLLGHWAHAAWVDWLFFALATPVQFVAGWSYYVNGYKSLRNGSANMDVLVALGSSVAYFYSVALLLGLFTGHGYFETSAAIITLIRVGKYLEVNARGRTGDAIRKLMGLQPKLARVLRGGQEVEIPSAEVLVGDHVVVRPGEKFPADGRVMEGHSAADESMISGESMPVSKTPGDEVIGATLNKQGRIVFEATKVGKTTALAQIVRLVENAQSTRPPIQKLGDRISEIFVPVVILIATLTFLAWYFVFPASAPDATLTRALINTAAVLLIACPCAMGLATPTAVMVGSGRGAEMGVLIKSGEALERASGISMVLLDKTGTLTRGQPSLTDILLAEGQNEDELLRVAASVEHASEHLLGEAIVAAANERQLALAVPERFEALTGRGVAADMNEAQVLIGNVRLMNEHNITLGSLTAAGERLHADGKTAIYVAVDGTLAGVLGVADTLKDNAREVIDSLHRMGLKVGMITGDARGVADAVARQLGLDYVLAEVLPEQKAAEVTQLQAAGHKVAMVGDGINDAPALAQADLGIAIGTGTDVAMATAPVVLMTDDLRGVPKAIALSKRTLSTIRQNLFWAFIYNILLIPAAALGFLSPILAAGAMALSDIFVIGNSLRLRKVPLKS, from the coding sequence ATGGCTGTAGCAAGCAAGCAATACAATCTGCCCATCCTGGGGATGACCTGTGCCAACTGTGTCTCTACGGTGGAGCGCAACCTGTACAAGGTGCCTGGCGTCTCGCATGCCAGCGTAAACTTGTCCAATGAGCGCGCCGCGGTCGAGTTTGACCCTGGGCAGGCCGACTTGCAGGCCATGTTGGCGCGCATTCGCAAAGCTGGCTACGACGTAGCCAGCGGCGAAGCGCGCCTGCAGGTGCAACATCTGCATGACCCGGCGGATGCCCGCCGCCTGGATGTAGCCTTGGGCGCACTGGACGGTGTGCTGCAGTCGAACATCAATCCCGTCACCGGCGAAGTGCGTATTCAGTACGTACCCACCATCACCAGCGAGGTTGAGTTGCGGGCCGCCGCGGCCCAGGCAGGTTTTGAGCTGGCCGCCGCCGAGGCGGGCGAGGATGTGGAAGCCGGTGTGCGCCGCAGTGAGATCCAGAAGCAGCGCAATCTGATGTGGTTCAGTGTGCTCTTCACGCTGCCACTCTTTATTCTCTCGATGGGGCGCGACTTTGGGTTGCTGGGGCACTGGGCGCATGCCGCCTGGGTGGACTGGCTGTTCTTCGCCCTGGCCACGCCTGTGCAGTTCGTCGCCGGTTGGAGCTACTACGTCAACGGTTACAAGTCGCTACGCAATGGCAGCGCCAACATGGATGTGCTGGTGGCGCTGGGTTCGTCTGTGGCGTACTTTTACTCCGTAGCGCTGCTGCTCGGCTTGTTTACCGGGCACGGCTACTTTGAAACTTCCGCCGCCATCATCACGCTGATCCGCGTAGGCAAGTACCTGGAAGTGAACGCCCGCGGCCGCACCGGCGACGCCATCCGCAAGCTGATGGGTTTGCAGCCCAAGCTGGCGCGGGTGCTGCGCGGCGGCCAGGAAGTCGAAATTCCCAGCGCAGAAGTGCTGGTGGGTGACCACGTGGTTGTGCGTCCCGGTGAGAAGTTCCCGGCGGATGGCCGTGTGATGGAAGGCCATAGCGCCGCCGACGAGTCCATGATCAGCGGTGAATCGATGCCGGTCAGCAAGACGCCGGGTGACGAAGTCATCGGCGCTACACTGAACAAGCAGGGCCGGATTGTGTTCGAGGCCACCAAGGTGGGTAAGACCACCGCGCTGGCGCAGATCGTGCGCTTGGTAGAGAACGCCCAGAGCACTCGTCCGCCCATCCAGAAGCTGGGCGACCGTATCTCTGAGATCTTTGTGCCCGTAGTGATCCTTATTGCCACGCTCACTTTCCTGGCCTGGTACTTTGTGTTTCCGGCAAGCGCGCCGGACGCCACGCTGACCCGCGCCCTGATCAATACGGCCGCCGTGCTGTTGATTGCCTGCCCCTGCGCCATGGGCCTGGCCACGCCCACGGCCGTGATGGTGGGCAGCGGGCGCGGCGCCGAGATGGGCGTGCTGATCAAATCCGGCGAGGCGCTGGAGCGTGCCTCCGGCATATCGATGGTTCTACTCGACAAGACCGGCACCCTAACCCGCGGCCAGCCCTCGCTGACCGACATTCTGCTGGCCGAAGGCCAAAACGAAGACGAGTTGCTGCGTGTCGCGGCCAGCGTGGAGCATGCCAGCGAACACCTGTTGGGCGAGGCAATCGTGGCCGCTGCCAATGAGCGCCAACTCGCGCTGGCGGTGCCGGAGCGCTTTGAAGCGCTGACTGGCCGCGGCGTGGCGGCGGATATGAACGAAGCGCAAGTGCTGATCGGCAATGTGCGCTTGATGAATGAGCACAACATTACCCTGGGTAGCCTGACCGCTGCTGGCGAGCGCCTGCACGCCGACGGCAAGACCGCCATCTATGTCGCCGTTGACGGCACGCTGGCTGGTGTGCTGGGCGTGGCCGATACCCTCAAGGACAATGCCCGCGAAGTGATTGATAGCTTGCACCGCATGGGCTTGAAAGTGGGCATGATCACGGGCGATGCACGCGGCGTTGCCGATGCGGTGGCTCGCCAGCTGGGTCTGGACTATGTGCTGGCCGAGGTGCTGCCCGAGCAAAAGGCAGCTGAGGTGACGCAGTTGCAGGCTGCCGGGCATAAGGTGGCCATGGTGGGCGATGGCATTAACGACGCGCCCGCGTTGGCGCAGGCCGATCTCGGCATTGCCATCGGCACCGGCACGGATGTGGCCATGGCCACCGCTCCGGTGGTGCTGATGACCGATGATCTGCGCGGCGTGCCGAAGGCGATCGCGCTCTCCAAGCGCACGCTGAGCACCATCCGCCAGAATTTGTTCTGGGCCTTTATCTACAACATCTTGCTCATCCCCGCCGCTGCGCTGGGCTTCCTGAGCCCGATCCTGGCGGCTGGAGCGATGGCGCTGAGCGACATTTTTGTCATTGGCAACAGCCTGCGTCTGCGCAAAGTACCGCTGAAATCCTAA
- the traF gene encoding conjugal transfer protein TraF, which yields MVQVQSSTFFSSPLGRVLAVAGLLLVSLPLAACAGQMPILPEGQIQLQSGTSEVPPPSTAVESPTARAVLDLSTEVSTEGGEAALPIIRPGSPDFHASHPDEFRLASGRVQLVEFFAYWCAVCKAVAPTVHGLENMYGDQVAFVYLDRDDPRTLPIQEQLGYTYQPHFFLIDANGVVIGQWRGYIDGPELQQALIDATNE from the coding sequence ATGGTACAAGTTCAATCGTCTACTTTTTTTTCATCACCCCTCGGCCGCGTACTGGCGGTTGCGGGTTTGCTACTGGTTTCGCTGCCGCTTGCGGCTTGTGCCGGCCAAATGCCGATTTTGCCGGAGGGCCAGATTCAACTGCAAAGCGGCACCAGCGAGGTGCCGCCCCCATCCACTGCGGTCGAAAGCCCGACGGCGCGGGCAGTATTGGACTTGAGCACGGAAGTTAGCACCGAAGGCGGAGAGGCGGCTTTGCCGATCATCCGCCCGGGTAGCCCTGATTTTCACGCCAGCCATCCCGACGAATTCAGACTGGCGTCTGGCCGCGTGCAGTTGGTCGAGTTCTTTGCCTACTGGTGCGCGGTGTGCAAGGCGGTAGCGCCCACCGTGCATGGTCTGGAGAACATGTACGGTGACCAGGTGGCGTTTGTCTACCTTGACCGTGATGACCCGCGCACACTGCCGATCCAAGAGCAGCTCGGCTACACCTACCAGCCGCACTTTTTCCTTATCGATGCCAACGGGGTAGTGATCGGGCAATGGCGCGGCTACATTGATGGCCCTGAATTACAGCAAGCCCTTATCGACGCAACCAACGAGTGA
- a CDS encoding SDR family oxidoreductase → MKLKGKNVLITGAAVRLGAVMARSVAAEGGNVLIHYNGSRAEAEALQAELQQEGANAHLLQADLSDLQQAGQLIERASQHGPLFALVNSASVFEDINLRTTELADWQRHLDINLTAPFLLSQAFWKAAGKQPGRIINLLDWRALRPGTDHLPYTISKVGLAGLTRSLAAAIAPNITVNGIALGAILPPSDGRQPSGILDNVPAGRWAELDELAQTLIFLLSGPAYITGEIIHLDGGRHLV, encoded by the coding sequence ATGAAGTTAAAGGGCAAAAATGTGCTGATCACCGGCGCAGCCGTGCGCCTGGGTGCCGTAATGGCCCGCAGCGTTGCCGCCGAGGGCGGCAACGTGCTGATCCATTACAACGGCTCCCGTGCCGAAGCCGAGGCCTTGCAGGCTGAACTGCAGCAGGAGGGCGCAAACGCTCACCTGCTTCAAGCCGACCTGAGCGACTTGCAGCAAGCCGGCCAGCTGATCGAGCGCGCCAGCCAGCACGGCCCGCTGTTCGCCCTGGTGAACAGCGCCTCTGTGTTCGAAGACATCAACCTGCGCACTACCGAACTGGCTGATTGGCAGCGTCACTTGGACATTAATCTCACCGCTCCCTTCCTGCTCAGTCAGGCTTTCTGGAAGGCCGCCGGCAAACAACCCGGGCGCATCATCAACCTGCTGGATTGGCGCGCCTTGCGCCCTGGCACCGACCACCTGCCCTACACCATCAGCAAAGTGGGCCTGGCCGGGCTGACCCGTTCGCTGGCTGCCGCCATCGCGCCTAACATCACCGTCAATGGCATCGCGCTGGGCGCCATTCTGCCGCCCAGCGATGGCCGCCAGCCCAGCGGTATTCTTGACAATGTGCCTGCCGGCCGATGGGCAGAGCTCGACGAACTGGCCCAGACCCTGATCTTTCTGTTGTCAGGGCCTGCCTACATTACCGGAGAGATCATTCACTTGGACGGAGGACGCCACCTGGTGTAA
- a CDS encoding heavy-metal-associated domain-containing protein: protein MNTIVYSVPKIHCGHCTQTIENELAEMPGVEAVKASLDERKVMVRFSEPATDDSVKALLAEINYPAE from the coding sequence ATGAACACCATTGTGTATAGCGTTCCCAAGATCCACTGCGGCCATTGCACCCAGACCATCGAGAATGAGCTGGCTGAAATGCCTGGCGTTGAAGCTGTTAAAGCCAGCCTGGACGAGAGAAAAGTGATGGTGCGTTTCAGCGAGCCGGCCACCGATGACTCGGTGAAGGCGTTGCTGGCCGAGATCAACTACCCGGCCGAATAG
- a CDS encoding metal-sensitive transcriptional regulator, with protein sequence MNRERASKRLKTIEGHVRGIQRMVDDGAYCIDVIRQIQATQAALNKVSQMVLEEHMHSCVITAVRGNDADERERVLAEIAEVYQAATKV encoded by the coding sequence ATGAACCGAGAACGTGCAAGCAAGCGGCTTAAAACCATTGAGGGCCATGTGCGCGGTATCCAGCGCATGGTGGATGATGGCGCGTATTGCATTGACGTCATTCGCCAGATCCAGGCCACCCAGGCTGCCTTGAACAAGGTCAGCCAGATGGTGCTGGAGGAGCACATGCATTCCTGCGTCATAACGGCTGTACGCGGCAATGATGCCGATGAACGCGAACGCGTGCTGGCAGAAATTGCCGAAGTCTATCAAGCAGCAACCAAGGTTTAA
- a CDS encoding L,D-transpeptidase family protein has product MSNPSPLSRRDFLKLGSLGLGAAALGPLAGPGLKVNPRYLLQEPFPQAERLGRVVEELDRFVYLRAAPSREAAEVGQLMGDAVVPWIREVVGSASGLRNQRWIETPQGYVWAPFLQPVKNITNTPLTALPDYGNGPGMWMEVTQPYVEVQLANASAPYGHRIRFLVQSNWPIRLYYGQVMWVDEIRTNDAGQVEYHVYDLYGSLGDHFWAPAHAFKPIHPEDIAPISPEVENKELVINIARQTMSCFEDGREVYFSRVSTGRDDEDGVGFTPVSDYLRVYMKYISTTMTGGTSGAGYDLAGIGWCTFIATGGIAVHTCYWHNNYGERTSAGCINATQDDAKFIFRWTAPQVEYYPGKIDQVAGTSVRVVQG; this is encoded by the coding sequence ATGTCCAACCCATCCCCACTCAGCAGACGAGATTTTCTGAAACTTGGCAGCCTGGGCCTGGGCGCGGCGGCCCTGGGGCCGCTGGCTGGCCCGGGTTTGAAGGTCAACCCGCGCTACTTGCTGCAGGAGCCTTTTCCGCAGGCCGAGCGCCTGGGCCGCGTGGTGGAGGAGTTGGATCGCTTCGTCTATTTGCGCGCCGCCCCCAGCCGCGAGGCGGCGGAGGTGGGCCAGCTGATGGGCGATGCAGTCGTGCCATGGATCCGCGAAGTGGTGGGCAGCGCCAGCGGCCTGCGCAACCAGCGCTGGATCGAAACGCCGCAAGGCTATGTATGGGCCCCATTTTTGCAGCCAGTCAAGAACATCACCAATACTCCGCTGACTGCATTGCCGGATTATGGCAACGGCCCCGGCATGTGGATGGAAGTCACTCAGCCCTATGTCGAGGTGCAGCTGGCAAACGCCAGCGCACCCTACGGTCACCGTATCCGCTTTCTGGTGCAGAGCAACTGGCCCATCCGTTTGTATTACGGCCAGGTGATGTGGGTTGACGAGATCCGCACCAACGATGCGGGTCAAGTTGAATACCATGTGTATGATTTGTACGGCAGCCTTGGCGATCACTTCTGGGCGCCGGCGCACGCCTTCAAGCCCATCCACCCTGAGGACATAGCTCCCATCTCGCCTGAGGTGGAGAACAAAGAGCTCGTCATCAATATTGCGCGCCAAACCATGTCTTGTTTTGAGGATGGCCGCGAGGTGTATTTTTCGCGTGTCTCCACAGGACGCGATGATGAAGATGGAGTGGGATTCACGCCGGTGAGTGATTATCTACGGGTGTACATGAAGTACATCTCGACCACCATGACGGGCGGCACCTCCGGCGCCGGCTACGATCTGGCAGGCATTGGCTGGTGCACTTTCATCGCCACCGGTGGCATTGCGGTGCATACTTGTTATTGGCACAACAACTATGGCGAGCGCACTTCGGCGGGCTGCATCAACGCCACACAGGATGATGCCAAGTTCATCTTCCGCTGGACTGCGCCGCAGGTGGAGTATTACCCGGGCAAGATCGATCAAGTAGCGGGCACGAGTGTGCGCGTCGTGCAGGGCTAA
- a CDS encoding redoxin domain-containing protein — MRTQAVLLACALFLGACSALAGAQPVVGSAAPDFALPGLDGEQVRLSDLRGQRVLLNFWATWCGPCRQEMPAIQARYNHGDFAVLAVDFGETRQQVQNFVTEIGVDLPIVLDADGSVQELYRVRGYPTTFFIDTKGVIRFFHIGEMTANDIDNYLKQMEP, encoded by the coding sequence ATGAGAACGCAGGCTGTCTTGCTGGCCTGCGCACTGTTCCTGGGCGCGTGCAGCGCCCTGGCAGGGGCGCAGCCAGTGGTAGGCTCAGCCGCGCCCGACTTTGCGCTGCCCGGGTTGGACGGTGAGCAGGTGCGCCTGAGCGATCTGCGCGGCCAGCGCGTGCTGCTCAACTTTTGGGCCACCTGGTGCGGCCCGTGCCGCCAGGAAATGCCAGCCATTCAGGCACGCTATAATCACGGCGACTTTGCTGTGCTGGCCGTGGATTTTGGTGAAACCCGCCAGCAAGTGCAGAACTTTGTCACTGAGATCGGTGTGGACTTGCCTATAGTGCTGGATGCAGACGGCAGTGTGCAGGAGTTGTACCGCGTGCGCGGCTATCCCACCACGTTCTTCATCGATACCAAGGGCGTCATCCGCTTCTTTCATATTGGTGAAATGACCGCCAATGACATTGACAACTACCTCAAGCAAATGGAACCCTAG